The genome window GAGCGTAACCTTACTGCAGCCTATGCTAAGTACAACGACACGACGCAGCAACTGACCCTCTACCCTCCCGTGGACTATAAAGACAATCAGGGTACAACTGCCCACTTCGATGCCCCTATCGTCATTGGAACGAAGGAGGGCGAGGAGACGATAAGCGGCGTTGGAGGTACCATCGAAGGCACCCGCGAAGAGGAAGAGACCTCCAAATCCAGCCCTTCTCCCTCCAACTCAACGCTTCTTCCTCCCGCAAAGGGAGGTAACAAACCGCCGGGGAAGTAGGCATCTTCTGCTACTTCAGCTCGATATTAAGTTGCTTGAGAGCGCTTTTAAGCGCATTGGGGTCAAAGCCTTCCGCCCAATAACGCACAATGCCCTCTTTGTCAATCACCACGTTGGTGGGAATGGCCTCGATCAGATAGGCATCATCTACCTTGTTGTCTGCATCGTCGAGAATGGGAAATGTGAGTTTGTGCCTTTTGCGGAAGTCTAAAATGGGTTGCAACTTCTCACCACCATCAATAAGGAGAAGCACGGCGCCCTGCTGCTTCAGTTGAGGCCAAATCTCGTTTTGTAGATGCGGAGCCTCCGCATTACAGGCGGGTCACCAAGAGGTGGAGAAATCGAGAAGAACGATCTTGCCGCGCAGGTCGTGCAGCGAAACGGTTTTACCGTCTATCGTCTTTAGGGTAAAGTCTGGAGCGGGTTTGCCAATCAGTTTGGCCGCACGTTTTTGGGAGGAGTCATTGGTGGCTGCATTTGGGGTACTGCCCGGGTTGGGTAGATTCAACAGCTCTGCAACGGTCTCCACCTTCTGGGCGTCCTTCGGAGGTTGATAGGTGAACAGTGAATCGGGCAGGGGTTTGTCTACCGGTAGAGGCTGGATATCCTCCACCATCTTCATAGAAATCCCCTGAAATCGCCCACGCTCAACCAGGCGCCGAATAAAGTGAGTGGCGGCATCCACCCAAACTTGGACAGTAAGGTTCATGCCAGCAGAGGCGGGCGTTGGAAGCGGTTCGGTAAACTGAAGCACGTAAGCCGGCTTCCCATCGAGCGGTTTGTAGGCAACAAGGCGGATGTCCTTGGGTATCTGGCCTGCTGCTAGGTTAGGGGCAAAAATATCAAGAGGTGATTTGATCTGGTTGGGTTCTGATAGGGAGTTATTTGTAAACCCCATGCTCAGCCCCATCACCCCTTCTGCCTCACTGACAGGTTTCTGTAGGTACCTATTCCCTACGACCATCCATACCTGTTTGCCATCGCTGACCACGATCGGTGCCGGTAATGGGGATTCGTTGGAACCGGCCACCTGTATACGATACGCGCAGTGCTTTGGGCTGTTGAAGGCCACCTCTCCATTCATGACCCTACTAACCCTACTAATGGTTTGCTGCTGAAACTGCATGGTCATGTAGTTGGTGAAGCGTGCCTGAAACGTTTTCAATTGAGCATAGGCCTCATGCACCTTCTGCAGAATGGCAGCTGCTTTGGCTTTTTGGCTAGCTACTGCATTTCGAGAGGTTGGAGGTTGACTGGGCAGAGCGGCTCCGTGCACGGTAAGACCGAGCAGCGCAGAACTTAGCAGAATGGCGTTGACTATTCGAGACATCTGGAACCTCCAGGAGGGTCGCTAGAGCGTTTTCTGCTAGCCCTCTTTGGCAATTGTATCACGCAACGATTGCAATGTCAAGATATTGTGACTTACTT of Chthonomonas calidirosea T49 contains these proteins:
- a CDS encoding redoxin domain-containing protein, which codes for MSRIVNAILLSSALLGLTVHGAALPSQPPTSRNAVASQKAKAAAILQKVHEAYAQLKTFQARFTNYMTMQFQQQTISRVSRVMNGEVAFNSPKHCAYRIQVAGSNESPLPAPIVVSDGKQVWMVVGNRYLQKPVSEAEGVMGLSMGFTNNSLSEPNQIKSPLDIFAPNLAAGQIPKDIRLVAYKPLDGKPAYVLQFTEPLPTPASAGMNLTVQVWVDAATHFIRRLVERGRFQGISMKMVEDIQPLPVDKPLPDSLFTYQPPKDAQKVETVAELLNLPNPGSTPNAATNDSSQKRAAKLIGKPAPDFTLKTIDGKTVSLHDLRGKIVLLDFSTSWUPACNAEAPHLQNEIWPQLKQQGAVLLLIDGGEKLQPILDFRKRHKLTFPILDDADNKVDDAYLIEAIPTNVVIDKEGIVRYWAEGFDPNALKSALKQLNIELK